The segment TAATGAAAAAATGGCTTCTTATGACACTGATGGCTGTCCTAGTGCTTGCATTAGCAGCTTGCGGTGGCGGTGACAAAAAAGAAACCTCTGCTCCAGCAGCAGAAGGTGATGGTGGTTATACAAAGGAAAAACCACTTGTCATTAAGTTTTCACATGTAACATCAATTGATAGTGTTAAAGGAAAAGCAGCAGATGCATTTGCAAAATTAGTAGATGAAAAAACAGAAGGAAAAGTAAAAGTAGAAGTTTACCCTTCCTCTCAATTATATGGTGATAATGATGAATTAGATGCATTGGTATCTGGTAATGTTCATATGATTGCGCCTTCTGTAACAAAAATGGTAAAAATCGACCCACGTTGGCAATATGTTGATATGCCATATCTTTTTGAAGACCAAGAGCATGTTCGTAAGTTCTTTAATTCTGATTTAGCAAAAACACTTTTAGAATCTGATCAATTAGCAGCGAACGATATTAAAGGTTTAGCTTTCTGGGAAAATGGCTTTAAGCAATTTTCAAATAACAAGCATCCACTTGTGAATGTCGAAGATTTTAAAGGCTTAAAGTTCCGTGCACAGGCTGGAAAAGTGCTAGAAGCACAATTTAAAGCATTAGAGGCTGGCTCTGCCACAATCGCATTCGGTGAAACATATGCAGCATTACAGCAAGGCACAGTAGATGGTGCGGAAAATCCATTTAATAACTTTGATACACAAAAATATCAAGAGGTACAAAATTATCTTTCAGTATCTGAACATGGTCGTCTAGATTACGCGATCTTTGTGAATAAAACATTCTGGGAAAGCATCCCTGCTGATTTAGCAGGAGCAGTTGAGGAAGCTTTAGCTGAAGCAACACAACTAGCTTGGGATTTAGCAACTGAGGAAAATGAAAAATCATTTGAAAACATTAAAAACTCTGGTATTGAAGTAACGGAGCTTACTGCTGAACAAAAAGAAGCTATTAAAACTAAGCTTGAGCCAGTATATGAAGAATTTACTGATGTGATTACAGAGGAATTAATTAATGGTATCCGTGATTTAAAATAATATTCATTTTGACAATAAGAATCTGCTATATTTTCATAGATTAGCGCTGTTAATAATCAGAATATACAGAAAATAGATTGTTCCAGCCCTCCTATAAAATCTCTACAGATTCTTTTTTTATAAATCGCTTACATTCATCTTGTATAAACGGGTGCTAAGATATCGCAATAAAGCACCCGTTTTAAACTTTAACTAAAGGAGGCAACAATATGAAGGCCTTATATAAGCTTTGGGGCTACTTAGAGGAAATCCTTGCTGGTATTTTTTTTATAGCAGGTATTGTACTTATTTTTTATGGTGTCCTTATGCGTTACATATTCAATGAACCACAAGCATGGGTAGAGGAATTAGCACGTTATGCAATTATTTGGGGTACATTTTTAGGCTTTGGCTTAGCCTTAAAGCATAATCAACATATCCAAGTAGATATTTTATACGATAAATTAAAGCCTTCAATGAAGCGTCTACTAGATTTAGTGGCAACAGGCTTAAGCATTGTTTTTTGTGTTATTTACACCTATTACGGCTTTATTTTAGTGGAAAATCGTTATACATCTGGCATGGTATCACTTGATATTGGCATACCAATGTGGATTGTCTATTTAGTTTTACCACTTTCAGGTATTTTATTTTTACTAAGGTTCGTAGAAAGATTAGTGAATATTCTACGAGGAAAGGATGAAGAATATGCTAATCCTCTTACTTAGTTTCTTTTTATTACTATTTTTACGCGTACCTGTTGCGATTAGCTTAGCACTCTCAACAATTTTTGTCCTCTTCCAAGTTGATTTTAATATGAATATGGTTCCACAGCGTGTTTTCACTGCATTGGATTCCTTCCCAATGATGGCAATTCCAGGATTCGTTCTTGCTGGAGTATTGATGGCACGTGGTGGTATTTCAAAATATTTAATTGAGGCTTTACGTGCATGGATTGGACATCTTCCAGGTGGGCTTGCAGTTGTAACTATTGTTGCCTGTGCTATTTTTGCAGCGATTTCAGGTTCTTCACCTGCTACAGCCGCAGCAATCGGCTCTATTATGATTCCTGCTATGATTTCAGCAGGCTATAAAAAACGTTACTCCATGGGGCTGGTAGCTGCTGGTGGCACATTAGGGATTTTAATTCCACCAAGTGTTCCATTAATTATTTATGGGATTACATCAGAGCAATCTATTGGTGAATTATTTATGGCTGGGGTTATTCCTGGTTTAGCTTTAACGGGGATTTTAATTATTGCAGCCATCGTATATGCAAAGCGTAATGGCTTTAAAGGAGATGAGCCAGCTTCTTGGGGAGAACGTGGTCGTAAATCCTTAAAAGCAATTTGGGGTGCATTTTTACCTTTTTTAATTTTAGGAACAATTTATTCAGGAATTGTTACACCAACTGAATCAGCCGTTATTGCTGTGTTCTATGGTCTTATCGTATCATTATTTATCTATCGTGAAATGAAGCTAAAAGACTTCCGTGAAGTATTAGTAGAATCTATTAATATTACAGCGATGATTTTCTTAATTATTGGTGCGGCTTCATTATTCGGCTTATATTTAACAAATGCACAAGTACCACAGCAAGTTGGGGCATGGATTGCTGAAAGTGATATGAACAAATGGATATTTATGATTATTGTTAATATTTTATTCTTTGTAATGGGCATGTTCCTAGAGGCTGTTTCGATTATTTTAATCACTTTACCAATTCTTCTGCCGATTCTTGCACATTTTGACATTAATTTAATTCACTTTGCGATTATTATGACGATTAATATGGAATTAGGTATGATTACTCCACCAGTAGGGTTAAATCTCTTTGTTGTTAGTGGTATTGCTAAGGAGAAGCTTGGTGAGGTTGTCAAAGGCGTTATTCCATTTATTATTTTAATGATTATCTTTTTAGCATTAGTTGTGTTAATTCCACAATTATCACTATGGTTACCAGAGCAAATGAAGTAAGAGAGGTTTCTTATGGAAAATTTCACAAAAGGGTATTCCATGAAAGATCGACAATTTTGGGTAATTGTTATGAGCCTAGGTGGAGCTTCGGTATTTGTTTTTGCAGCAATGTACTCAGTACAGCCCCTGCTCCCCTTTTTTACAGAGCAATTTCAAATTTCGGTTTCCTATGCAAGCCTATCCATGTCTATGACGACGCTTTCTATTATTATTGGCTTAATCGTTTTAGGGTTTTTATCTGATCGCTATGGACGTTTACCATTTGTACGGTTTTCCATTCTTTTAACGATTATTCCTTTTCTTTTAATGCCGTTAACAGACTCATTTGCGGTTATTATTTTTTTACGATTTATTCAAGGCTTTGCTATTGCAGGCGTTCCCGCAGCAGCACTTGCCTATATTAGTGAGGAAATCCATCCACAATCAATGGGGCTGGCGACAGCGCTATATATTTCCTGCAATGCACTAGGTGGAACAATTGGGCGTTTAATGATGGGCTATCTAACAGAAAATAAATCTTGGGAGATAGCCTTTCTCTCTTTAGCCCTTTTTGGTAGTATCATTTTTATTATTGTTTGGTTAACACTTCCTAAATCAAGAAACTTTACAATCCATCGTCGTTATATCCGAGAAGATTTACATGGATTTTGGCTGCATTTAAAAAATCCCTACTTATTACTTCTTTTTGGCTTCGGCATTATTTTGCAATTATCATTTACAGGTATGTGGTCGTTTATTCCCTACTATTTAGTAGAACCACCATTTTTACTATCCTTAAAAATGATTTCCTTTATTTTTTTAGCGTATGGCTTAGGTATTATCGGCTCTCCGATTGCCAATGCCCTTGCCAATAAAGTAGGTATTGCTAAAATTAGAACAATCGGTGTGCTTTTATTAGTAGGTGGTATTTTATGTACAGTAAGCACCTCCCTTGCGCTCATTGTTGTTGGGCTTTGTATTGCCTGTTTAGGTTTTTTCACAACACATTCCCTAACATCTGCAACTGTAAGTCGAACAGCCAGCCACCAAAAGGGACTTGCCTCAAGCTTATACCTTGTTTCGTATTATATTGGTGTTGCTGCAGGAAGCAGCCTACTTAGTCCAATATGGCTACATTTTAAATGGCACGGTATCGTCATCATTACAGTTCTACTGCCTATTATTTATCTATTCTTTTTAAATTACACCTTACACAAAAAGATGCCCTAAAGTTATTTTAAGGCATCTTTTATTTATTAAATATACATCAGAAGCAGAATAAGCCCAGGGATAGCTATTATAACCCAAGCAATTGATAAGTAATGTCTTTTTTCCTCTCTACCATAGTGATAATCTATAAAAATAGAGCTAATCACAGTAATGATAAGGTAGCTACCAATTACTGCTGTATAGAGAAACCAATTGGTTAGTAGCATCATTATTGGCATGACTGTATTACAAATCTTAATTATTCGTGTAGCGCGTTGATGTGCGGTATTCGCATAGCCCTTTGGTATATTAAATTTTTTCCTTACCAATTTTTCAATTAACCATGTGCCCAACAGCAAAACAATAAGAAATGTAAAAAGATTGCCCATCGTGAATTCCTTTTTATTTTCATCAATATGGACTAAAAATGTAGCTATCATCTCTGGATCATTGACAAGATAGACGGATTGATGTGTGTAATCCTTTAGCAGTAATTGTTGATCGTTAACCATAATTTTTAACTTGACAGCCTGCCCACTCTCAAAGGCTACCCATATATCCATCGTATTAAAGCCAAATAAATCATACTCCTGTACCTGTGTGGCAGTAGCCTGTTGTAATAATTGCTGTAATACCTCCGTATCTGCGGTAGTTTTAAAAATATCCTGCCCTATTACCCAACCTGGTCTGCCAGCTTGAAATGATGTTTCTTTTCCATTTTGAGCTACTGTATACATTGTAATCTCGTGTTGCTGTGCCAATTCAATAACGGAAGCCTGTTGACCATTATCGGTCTGCTTAAACGGCTCTGTTATGATTAACAAGAAGAACAGCACAATTGCCCCAGCCATAATAATTGGATATTGCCAATTCTTTGTTGATTGCTTGTTTTGTCGAGCCTGCTCCAAAATATCCTTTTGTAAAGCTTTTGAAAATCTTGGTGCTTCGCCAAGCTCCTTATCTAACTTATTTTTAAAAGCTGTCATCCTCTAACACCTCCCATTCATGCTCATCTAGTAGCTCATATAGCATTTTTCTTGCTCGATGCAATCTTGTTTTCACCGTATTTTCTGTGCTTCTAAGAATATCTGCAATTTCTCGAATTTTTAATTCCTGATAATAATAAAGAATGACCACTTCTCTGTATAAAATAGGAATCTGAAATAATACGTTTGTCAATGTTTTACGCTCATCTATTTCCACTAACGCTTTCTCTGGTGTGCGTTTACTTACACCAATATGGAATTTTTCCAATAAGAGATGTCGTTTATTTTTCCAGCTTCGAAGATAATCATGACTTTTATGTACAGTAATTTTCACTAAGTATGTTTTTAAGGATGCTCTTTGTTCAAAACGTTCTTGCTGATGATAATAGGCAAGAAATACATCCTGCACAATTTCCTCAGCCATCGCCCAATCCCTTACATATAGATAGGCAACACGCAAACAATATTCCCCATGTTCCTCCATAACGGCTGCTAAATGCTCACTCACCCAAACACCTCCTGTTCACTCTATAGTCGTAGTTACTTAATAGCTGGTTTCATAAAAACAAAAAATAATTACTTTTAGTACAGTAAGTTTATTGAAATCAACAAACATAATATCGCAAAAGCTTCACACACTAAAAAAAGTTTCTATACGGTGAGCATATTTTTCCCTTATCTCTTGAAGTACAAGTAAAAAAACTGGTATAGTGAGATTGTTTGTCTGACGTCTGACTAATAAAATACTCTAACTATTCAATAATTGAAATTGGCGTATGTTATGAGTGATAGTTATGAATTCGAGCACTCACAATTATTATCTATACTGATGGAGGAACTTATGAGGTACTTAATATCCTTTTGTGGATTACTACTCGTTTTTGCTTTAGCGCTGTTAGTAAGTAAAAACAAAAAAGAAATAAAATACAAAAATATCGTACTGATGTTAGTGATTCAATTTCTCTTGGCAACTCTACTTCTCAATACAACAATTGGCTATGTGCTAATTAAAGCCATTACAAATGTCTTTGACCATTTATTATCATACGCAAATGCGGGCATTTCATTTGTTTTTGGAGGTTTAGCAAACCAAGGAGAGTCACCTTTCTTTCTCACTGTCCTATTACCGATTGTCTTTATATCTGCGTTGATCGGGATTTTGCAGCATTTTAAAATTTTGCCGTTCTTTATGACATGGGTTGGCTTCTTACTGAGTAAGATTAATGGCATGGGGAAATTGGAATCCTACAATGCTGTTGCCTCTGCAATGGTCGGTCAGTCTGAAGTTTTTATTACAGTGAAAAAGCAATTAGATAAGCTTAGCCCACAGCGTATGTATACATTATGTGCATCAGCGATGTCAACGGTCTCTATGTCTGTTGTTGGCGCCTATATGACAATGATTGAGCCAAAATATGTTGTCACAGCTATTGTCTTAAACTTATTTGGTGGATTTATTATTGTTTCCATTATTAATCCATATAAGGTTGAAGAAAATGAGGATATTTTAACAATTGAGGATGAGCAGAAGCAAGCTTTCTTCCAAATGCTTGGAGAATATATTATGGATGGCTTTAAAGTCGCCATTATTGTTGGTGCTATGCTTATCGGTTTTGTCGCCTTAATGGATGGCATTAATTCCTTATTCGATATAGTAATTGGTGTGTCTTTCCAAGAAATATTAGGCTATATCTTTGCACCCATCGCTTTCTTAATGGGTGTGCCATGGGCAGATGCGATTACTGCTGGCGGCATTATGGCAACGAAATTAGTGACAAATGAATTTGTCGCGATGATTAGCCTTGGAGAGATCACTGATTCCTTGAGTGAGCGTACATTGGGCATTATTTCTGTCTTTCTTGTATCCTTTGCAAACTTTTCATCTATCGGCATTATCGCTGGAGCCGTAAAGGGCTTGAATGAAAGGCAAGGAAATATCGTTGCTCGCTTTGGCTTAAAATTACTCTACGGCGCAACACTTGTCAGTATCTTAACAGCTATTGTTGTTGGTTTAATTATTTAAGTTACATCTCAATACTATAAAACATGTCCACCACCTAATTCATGTTGGGTGGTGGACATGTTATTTTTATTTCACAACAATATTAACAAGCTTGCCTGGAATCACGATAATTTTTACTAAGTTTTTCCCTGCCATATATTCCTGTACCTTACTATCAGCAAGTGCTACTTCTTCGATATCTTCTTTTGAAGCATCCTTCGCAACAACGATTTTCGCACGTACTTTACCCGCTACTTGAACAGCGATTTCCACTTCATCATCTACCAATTTCGCCTCATCATATGTTGGCCATTGCTCATACGTAAGCGTTGTTTCATGACCAAGTAGCTGCCATAGCTCCTCTGCAATATGTGGTGCGATTGGTGCTAGCATTTTCACAAAGCCTTCTGCATAAGCTGTTGGGATAACCTCTGCTTTATAGCAATCATTAATAAATACCATCATTTGTGAAATCGCTGTATTAAAGCGGATGCCCTCATAATCCTCTGTTACCTTTTTCACTGTTTGGTGATATGATTTTTCAAGTGTTTGATCGTTAGATGCTTGAATTTTTGCTGACAGTGCACCTGTTTCTTCATTAACAAATAAACGCCAAATACGATCTAAGAAGCGACGTGCTCCATCTAAGCCATTTGTAGACCATGCAACAGATGCCTCTAACGGGCCCATAAACATTTCATATAAACGTAATGTATCCGCACCATGTGATGCAATAATCTCATCTGGATTCACAACATTGCCTTTAGATTTAGACATTTTTTCATTGCCCTCACCAAGAATCATTCCTTGGTTAAATAATTTTTGGAATGGCTCTTTTGTATGAACAACCCCTAAGTCGTATAACACTTTATGCCAGAAGCGTGCATATAGTAAATGCAGTACCGCGTGCTCTGCTCCACCAATATAAATATCCACAGGCAGCCAGCGTTTGAGTAGCTCTGGGTCTGCAATGGCTTCTGTGTTTGTTGGGTCGATATAGCGTAGGAAGTACCAGCTTGAGCCCGCCCATTGTGGCATTGTATTTGTTTCACGGCGTCCTTTTTTACCTGTTTCAGGGTCTACAACATTTACCCAATCTGTAATATTCGCTAATGGTGACTCACCTGTACCTGATGGACGAATATTATCTGTTTTTGGCAGCATTAATGGTAATTCTGATTCTGGTACTGGCGTTGTTGTGCCATCCTCCCAATGAATCATTGGAATTGGCTCACCCCAATAACGTTGGCGAGAGAATAGCCAGTCGCGTAGACGATAAGAAATTTTCTTCTCTCCTACGCCTTTGTCCTCTAACCATTCAATTGCCTTTGCAATACCATCTGCTTTGTTTAAGCCATTGAGGAAGTCTGAGTTAATATGTGAACCATCACCTGTAAATGCTTCTTGGCTAATATCGCCGCCCTCAAGCACAGGAATAATCTCTAAGCCAAATGCTGTCGCAAACTCATAGTCGCGCTCATCATGTGCAGGAACCGCCATAATCGCACCTGTACCATAAGACACTAATACATAGTCAGCGATCCAAATCGGCACTTTTTTGCCATTAATCGGATTGATGGCATAAGCACCTGTAAATACGCCTGTTTTCTCTTTTGCTAAATCTGTACGCTCTAAATCTGATTTCATTTTGACATTTTCTAAATAAGCCTCAACCGCTTGACGTTGCTCAGCCGTTGTAATTTGCTCTACCAATTTATGTTCAGGTGCAAGCACACAATATGTAGCGCCGAATAATGTATCAGGACGAGTTGTAAATACTGTAAAGCTGTCATCTGTGCCATCAATAGTAAATGTTACTTCTGCCCCTTCTGAACGGCCAATCCAGTTGCGCTGCATATCTTTAATAGACTCTGGCCAATCAACATCCTCTAAGTCATCGATTAAACGATCCGCATAAGCTGTAATTTTTAACATCCATTGCTTCATTGGTCGACGCTCTACTGGATGCCCACCACGCTCTGATTTTCCATCGATAACTTCCTCATTTGCTAATACTGTACCAAGTGCTGGACACCAGTTAACAGCTACTTCATCAATATAGGCTAAGCCTTTTTTATAAAGCTGAATAAAAATCCATTGCGTCCATTTATAATAGCTAGGGTCCGTTGTATTAATTTCACGATCCCAGTCATAGCTAAAGCCTAGCTCTTGAATTTGGCGCTTAAATGTTGCAATATTTTTTGCTGTAAATTCTGCTGGATCATTGCCTGTATCAAGCGCATATTGCTCAGCTGGTAAGCCAAATGCATCCCACCCCATTGGATGTAATACATTATAGCCCTGCATACGTTTAAAGCGAGAAAGAATATCTGTTGCCGTATAGCCTTCTGGATGTCCTACATGTAGACCTGCACCTGATGGATATGGAAACATATCTAATGCATAAAATTTAGGCTTCTCAACATCATTCTCCGTTTTAAATGTGTTGTGGTCAGCCCAATATTTTTGCCATTTTCTCTCAATTTTTTGGTGATTAAAACTCATTCTTTTTCCTCCTTAACATACGGTTCATCATTAGAATTGACAAAATATTTAAAAAATAAAAAAACTCGCCCCTTTCTTATATAAAAGGGACGAGAGAACTGCACTCCCGCGGTACCACCCAAATTAGTGATTACACTCGGCTCAAACTTCTTTAACGCAGAAGAAAACGGCACATGTTTTCACATGGGCAGACTCAGAAGGCGAGTTCAATTTGCTTTCCTACTAGCTTTCACCAACCGCTAGCTCTCTAAAAAGAACAACAAACCTACTATTCCTCATCACTGTCTTTACATCATATTGCATTTATTCTAATAGAAAGTATAAAAAAGCACAAGCCTTTGTTGATTAGCTACCTGCTACTGTGCAGTAATTGCTTCTTTTTCTGTCGTTTTTGATAAATCAGCGCACTCACGAAACGCAAAATGTTGGCAACCTTTACATTGCTGTCTATCCAAATATGTTAAAGCTTTTGTAATCACTTCACCTGTATGTTGATAAAAATGCTGCGCTCCAATTTTATCATAAATACCTGTACGCAGCAGAGCTAGCTGTAATTCTTCTTGCACACCTGTTACAAAAATCGTACCACCCTGTGCTATAAAGTTATCAACAATATTACTTAAATATGCTTCGCCAGTGGAATCCATAAAGGGCACTTTCCCCATGCGTAAAATTAATACTTTCGATTGTTGCTGAAGGGAGCTTTTAATGGTTTCTTCAAACATTTGTGCTGCTCCAAAGAACAATGGTCCCTCAATCGTGTATATTTTAATTTGTGGACAATCGTGCTGCTGGTGGACAACATGTGGGCGTACCTTTGCGCTTTTGTCCGTATGATCTGGCAGCACCTTTGTCACAACAAGCTTTTCACTCATGCGCTTAGCAAATAGTAGTACAGCTAAAACAAGTCCTACCTCGACGGCTAATGTAAGGCTTGTAAACACTGTTAATAAAAATGTAATCAGTAGAACAAGCGAATCTCCTGACTTTAATTTTACAATATGGGCAAAGTGATGACGTTCGCTCATATTCCAAGCGACAATCATCAATACAGGCGCCATGCTTGCCAGTGGGATATGAGAGGCATATGGTGCTAAAACAAGTAATGTGACTAGCACAAAAACACCATGAATAATGCCTGACATTGGTGAAGCTGCACCTGTTTTAATATTTGTCGCTGTACGTGCAATTGCACCAGTTGCTGGAATTCCCCCAAACAATGGTGTCACAATATTAGCAATTCCTTGTCCAACTAACTCACGATTACTATTATGCTTACTATTTGTCATCCCATCCGCTACAACCGCAGATAATAGCGATTCAATACCGCCAAGCATTGCAATGACAAATGCAGGTCCAATTAGCTGCTGTACTCGCTCCCACGTAATATGTGGTAGAGCAAAGCTAGGCAATGTATTGGGAATTTGACCATATGCCGTTGCAATCGTCGCTACCTGCCCTGAGAATAAGACTGTTGCTACAAGTGTTGACACAATAATCCCTGCTAATGCACCGGGAAGCTTTGGGAAAAATTTCGGTGTAATAAGAATGGTTAGTAAACAAATAGTAGCCGTTATAATGCTATATATATTGGTAGTGCCAATATGCTTGATAATCTCTTGAATATTATTTAGCAAATACTCATGCCGTGTAATATTACTTAATCCTAAAAAGTTTGCAATTTGCCCTGCAAAAATAATAACAGCTATACCTGCTGTAAAACCAACCGTTACAGGCCGAGGAATAAATTTAATTAAGGTTCCTAGCTTAAAAATACCCATTAAGCACAGCAAAATTCCTGCCATTAACCCAGCAAGCAATAAATCTTCATAGCCATAGGTAAGAACAATGCCTAATAAAATCGGTACAAATGCCCCTGTTGGCCCACCAATTTGATATTTGGAACCACCAAACAGCGAAATAAGAATACCTGCAATACAAGCAGTATAAATACCATATTCAGGCTTCACACCTGATGCGATGGCAAAAGACATCGCAAGTGGAATAGCGACAATACCGACAATAATTCCTGATAACAAGTCCTTCTTTACATGATGAATGGAATACCCTTCAAAGCGCCCTGTAAACAGTGACTTCATATATAACTCTTCCCTTCGACATAATAAGCAAAGCATCGTTTTTTCATATAAACGGTTTACATATTTTCCTCATCACTATCATTACTTGTCATTTCTTCTAATCTTGTAATGGTATTAATTAAATGGTTATTAAAAATATCCTTTGCTACGCCAAGTAGTTCACCGATCATGGGGTCACTTAAAGAATAGTAAACTTTTTTACCTTCTTTGACGCCATAAACAATATTTTTTGCACGCAAGACACTTAGTTGCTGAGATACAGCAGAGCCTTCCTTTTCCAAACAATCTTGAATTTCATTGACACTTTTTTGACCATCTACAAGCAGCTCTAATATTCTTATTCGTAATGGATGTGCTAGTGCCTTAAAAAAATCTGCCTTAAACTGTTGTAAGCCCTCTTCCACCAAAACCCCTCCATATAACTACATATTCAAACATTTGAATATGTATGATTGTACACTCGTTCCCATTTATTTTCAATAATAAAAAATAAGCAAAAAATGCGCATTTAAACGCTATTTTTTGCT is part of the Lysinibacillus sp. FSL K6-0232 genome and harbors:
- a CDS encoding sigma-70 family RNA polymerase sigma factor — its product is MSEHLAAVMEEHGEYCLRVAYLYVRDWAMAEEIVQDVFLAYYHQQERFEQRASLKTYLVKITVHKSHDYLRSWKNKRHLLLEKFHIGVSKRTPEKALVEIDERKTLTNVLFQIPILYREVVILYYYQELKIREIADILRSTENTVKTRLHRARKMLYELLDEHEWEVLEDDSF
- a CDS encoding TRAP transporter small permease — its product is MKALYKLWGYLEEILAGIFFIAGIVLIFYGVLMRYIFNEPQAWVEELARYAIIWGTFLGFGLALKHNQHIQVDILYDKLKPSMKRLLDLVATGLSIVFCVIYTYYGFILVENRYTSGMVSLDIGIPMWIVYLVLPLSGILFLLRFVERLVNILRGKDEEYANPLT
- a CDS encoding TRAP transporter large permease produces the protein MLILLLSFFLLLFLRVPVAISLALSTIFVLFQVDFNMNMVPQRVFTALDSFPMMAIPGFVLAGVLMARGGISKYLIEALRAWIGHLPGGLAVVTIVACAIFAAISGSSPATAAAIGSIMIPAMISAGYKKRYSMGLVAAGGTLGILIPPSVPLIIYGITSEQSIGELFMAGVIPGLALTGILIIAAIVYAKRNGFKGDEPASWGERGRKSLKAIWGAFLPFLILGTIYSGIVTPTESAVIAVFYGLIVSLFIYREMKLKDFREVLVESINITAMIFLIIGAASLFGLYLTNAQVPQQVGAWIAESDMNKWIFMIIVNILFFVMGMFLEAVSIILITLPILLPILAHFDINLIHFAIIMTINMELGMITPPVGLNLFVVSGIAKEKLGEVVKGVIPFIILMIIFLALVVLIPQLSLWLPEQMK
- a CDS encoding MFS transporter; amino-acid sequence: MENFTKGYSMKDRQFWVIVMSLGGASVFVFAAMYSVQPLLPFFTEQFQISVSYASLSMSMTTLSIIIGLIVLGFLSDRYGRLPFVRFSILLTIIPFLLMPLTDSFAVIIFLRFIQGFAIAGVPAAALAYISEEIHPQSMGLATALYISCNALGGTIGRLMMGYLTENKSWEIAFLSLALFGSIIFIIVWLTLPKSRNFTIHRRYIREDLHGFWLHLKNPYLLLLFGFGIILQLSFTGMWSFIPYYLVEPPFLLSLKMISFIFLAYGLGIIGSPIANALANKVGIAKIRTIGVLLLVGGILCTVSTSLALIVVGLCIACLGFFTTHSLTSATVSRTASHQKGLASSLYLVSYYIGVAAGSSLLSPIWLHFKWHGIVIITVLLPIIYLFFLNYTLHKKMP
- a CDS encoding NupC/NupG family nucleoside CNT transporter; translated protein: MRYLISFCGLLLVFALALLVSKNKKEIKYKNIVLMLVIQFLLATLLLNTTIGYVLIKAITNVFDHLLSYANAGISFVFGGLANQGESPFFLTVLLPIVFISALIGILQHFKILPFFMTWVGFLLSKINGMGKLESYNAVASAMVGQSEVFITVKKQLDKLSPQRMYTLCASAMSTVSMSVVGAYMTMIEPKYVVTAIVLNLFGGFIIVSIINPYKVEENEDILTIEDEQKQAFFQMLGEYIMDGFKVAIIVGAMLIGFVALMDGINSLFDIVIGVSFQEILGYIFAPIAFLMGVPWADAITAGGIMATKLVTNEFVAMISLGEITDSLSERTLGIISVFLVSFANFSSIGIIAGAVKGLNERQGNIVARFGLKLLYGATLVSILTAIVVGLII
- a CDS encoding DUF4181 domain-containing protein yields the protein MTAFKNKLDKELGEAPRFSKALQKDILEQARQNKQSTKNWQYPIIMAGAIVLFFLLIITEPFKQTDNGQQASVIELAQQHEITMYTVAQNGKETSFQAGRPGWVIGQDIFKTTADTEVLQQLLQQATATQVQEYDLFGFNTMDIWVAFESGQAVKLKIMVNDQQLLLKDYTHQSVYLVNDPEMIATFLVHIDENKKEFTMGNLFTFLIVLLLGTWLIEKLVRKKFNIPKGYANTAHQRATRIIKICNTVMPIMMLLTNWFLYTAVIGSYLIITVISSIFIDYHYGREEKRHYLSIAWVIIAIPGLILLLMYI
- the leuS gene encoding leucine--tRNA ligase, translating into MSFNHQKIERKWQKYWADHNTFKTENDVEKPKFYALDMFPYPSGAGLHVGHPEGYTATDILSRFKRMQGYNVLHPMGWDAFGLPAEQYALDTGNDPAEFTAKNIATFKRQIQELGFSYDWDREINTTDPSYYKWTQWIFIQLYKKGLAYIDEVAVNWCPALGTVLANEEVIDGKSERGGHPVERRPMKQWMLKITAYADRLIDDLEDVDWPESIKDMQRNWIGRSEGAEVTFTIDGTDDSFTVFTTRPDTLFGATYCVLAPEHKLVEQITTAEQRQAVEAYLENVKMKSDLERTDLAKEKTGVFTGAYAINPINGKKVPIWIADYVLVSYGTGAIMAVPAHDERDYEFATAFGLEIIPVLEGGDISQEAFTGDGSHINSDFLNGLNKADGIAKAIEWLEDKGVGEKKISYRLRDWLFSRQRYWGEPIPMIHWEDGTTTPVPESELPLMLPKTDNIRPSGTGESPLANITDWVNVVDPETGKKGRRETNTMPQWAGSSWYFLRYIDPTNTEAIADPELLKRWLPVDIYIGGAEHAVLHLLYARFWHKVLYDLGVVHTKEPFQKLFNQGMILGEGNEKMSKSKGNVVNPDEIIASHGADTLRLYEMFMGPLEASVAWSTNGLDGARRFLDRIWRLFVNEETGALSAKIQASNDQTLEKSYHQTVKKVTEDYEGIRFNTAISQMMVFINDCYKAEVIPTAYAEGFVKMLAPIAPHIAEELWQLLGHETTLTYEQWPTYDEAKLVDDEVEIAVQVAGKVRAKIVVAKDASKEDIEEVALADSKVQEYMAGKNLVKIIVIPGKLVNIVVK
- a CDS encoding DctP family TRAP transporter solute-binding subunit, with translation MKKWLLMTLMAVLVLALAACGGGDKKETSAPAAEGDGGYTKEKPLVIKFSHVTSIDSVKGKAADAFAKLVDEKTEGKVKVEVYPSSQLYGDNDELDALVSGNVHMIAPSVTKMVKIDPRWQYVDMPYLFEDQEHVRKFFNSDLAKTLLESDQLAANDIKGLAFWENGFKQFSNNKHPLVNVEDFKGLKFRAQAGKVLEAQFKALEAGSATIAFGETYAALQQGTVDGAENPFNNFDTQKYQEVQNYLSVSEHGRLDYAIFVNKTFWESIPADLAGAVEEALAEATQLAWDLATEENEKSFENIKNSGIEVTELTAEQKEAIKTKLEPVYEEFTDVITEELINGIRDLK